One Sanguibacter keddieii DSM 10542 genomic window carries:
- a CDS encoding ATP-dependent DNA helicase UvrD2 — MPAPSSSPQPSSAPPSDLFASTVPRTPEAILEALDPDQRAVAEALTGPVCVLAGAGTGKTRAITHRIAYGVRTGMYTPTTVLAVTFTARAAGEMRTRLRDLGVSGVQARTFHAAALRQLSFFWPQVVGGPPPRILEHKAPAVGEAARRLNLSVDRVAVRDLSSEVEWAKVSLVTAEDYERACVAKGRPAPAGFDHRTVARLITAYEEVKTERSVIDFEDVLLMLGDMLASNHTIAETVRRQYRHFVVDEYQDVSPLQQFVLDQWLGDRRELCVVGDPSQTIYSFTGATPHHLLSFQKVHPDAQVVRLVRDYRSTPQVVGLANKLLATKGVRRSGSHPALELIAQRPSGPPVAYTTYDDDESEARGIATKVGRLVAAGTAPSEIAVLYRTNAQSEGFEAALADAGIAYLVRGGERFFARREVRDAIVLLRGAARSAEPDIPMPTTVRDVLTSAGWSAAPPAGRGATRERWESMQALVGLADDLWAKRRASLPDLIQDLEERSSAQHAPTVEGVTLASLHAAKGLEWDAVFLAGMSEGLMPISLAETDEAVAEERRLLYVGITRAREHLDLSYARARNPGGRAGRRRTRFLDGLWPSDNPAAGIRRAPRDVGGRSAVVVTGTYDAELYEALKDWRTARAEAIDRPKFVVFSDAILRAMAELAPTTNADLVRIDGVGPGKVETYGAEVLGVVRAHVEKKSGN; from the coding sequence ATGCCTGCACCATCGTCCTCACCCCAGCCTTCGTCCGCTCCTCCGTCGGACCTCTTCGCCTCGACCGTCCCGAGGACACCCGAGGCGATCCTCGAGGCGCTCGACCCGGACCAGCGGGCCGTCGCCGAGGCGCTCACCGGACCGGTGTGCGTGCTCGCGGGCGCGGGCACCGGGAAGACACGCGCCATCACGCACCGCATCGCGTACGGCGTCCGGACCGGCATGTACACGCCGACGACGGTCCTGGCCGTGACCTTCACGGCCCGGGCGGCGGGGGAGATGCGCACCCGGCTGCGCGACCTCGGCGTGAGCGGCGTGCAGGCCCGTACCTTCCATGCCGCGGCCCTGCGCCAGCTGAGCTTCTTCTGGCCCCAGGTGGTCGGCGGGCCGCCGCCCCGCATCCTCGAGCACAAGGCCCCCGCCGTGGGCGAGGCAGCCCGCCGCCTGAACCTGAGCGTCGACCGCGTCGCGGTGCGCGACCTCTCGTCCGAGGTCGAGTGGGCCAAGGTCTCGCTCGTCACGGCCGAGGACTACGAGCGCGCCTGCGTGGCCAAGGGGCGCCCGGCGCCGGCGGGCTTCGACCACCGCACCGTCGCGCGGCTCATCACCGCCTACGAGGAGGTCAAGACGGAGCGTTCCGTCATCGACTTCGAGGACGTGCTCCTCATGCTCGGCGACATGCTCGCCTCGAACCACACGATCGCCGAGACCGTGCGCCGCCAGTACCGGCACTTCGTGGTCGACGAGTACCAGGACGTCTCCCCGCTCCAGCAGTTCGTCCTCGACCAGTGGCTCGGCGACCGTCGCGAGCTCTGCGTGGTCGGCGACCCGAGCCAGACCATCTACTCCTTCACCGGAGCCACGCCGCACCACCTGCTGAGCTTCCAGAAGGTCCACCCGGACGCCCAGGTGGTGCGCCTGGTCCGCGACTACCGCTCGACGCCCCAGGTGGTCGGGCTCGCCAACAAGCTCCTCGCGACCAAGGGCGTGCGGCGCTCGGGCAGCCACCCGGCGCTCGAGCTCATCGCCCAGCGTCCCTCCGGCCCGCCCGTCGCCTACACCACCTACGACGACGACGAGAGCGAGGCCCGGGGGATCGCCACCAAGGTCGGTCGGCTGGTCGCGGCGGGCACCGCCCCGTCCGAGATCGCCGTCCTGTACCGCACCAACGCGCAGTCGGAGGGCTTCGAGGCCGCGCTCGCCGACGCCGGCATCGCGTACCTGGTGCGCGGCGGCGAGAGGTTCTTCGCACGCCGCGAGGTCCGCGACGCCATCGTGCTGCTCCGCGGGGCAGCACGCTCGGCCGAGCCCGACATCCCCATGCCGACCACGGTGCGCGACGTCCTCACGTCGGCCGGCTGGTCCGCGGCACCCCCGGCGGGCCGCGGGGCGACGCGGGAGCGGTGGGAGTCCATGCAGGCGCTCGTCGGCCTCGCCGACGACCTCTGGGCCAAGCGTCGTGCCTCCCTGCCGGACCTCATCCAGGACCTCGAGGAGCGCTCCTCGGCTCAGCACGCCCCGACGGTCGAGGGCGTCACCCTCGCCTCCCTGCACGCCGCCAAGGGTCTCGAGTGGGACGCCGTGTTCCTCGCCGGGATGAGCGAGGGGCTCATGCCGATCTCGCTCGCCGAGACCGACGAGGCCGTCGCCGAGGAGCGGCGCCTGCTCTACGTCGGGATCACCCGTGCCCGCGAGCACCTGGACCTCTCGTACGCGAGGGCGCGCAACCCGGGCGGGCGCGCCGGACGTCGGCGGACACGGTTCCTCGACGGCCTCTGGCCGAGCGACAACCCGGCCGCCGGGATCCGTCGAGCCCCGCGCGACGTCGGCGGCCGGTCGGCCGTCGTGGTGACCGGGACCTACGACGCCGAGCTCTACGAGGCGCTCAAGGACTGGCGGACCGCTCGCGCCGAGGCGATCGACCGGCCGAAGTTCGTCGTGTTCTCGGACGCGATCCTGCGCGCGATGGCCGAGCTCGCACCCACCACGAACGCCGACCTGGTGCGGATCGACGGGGTCGGGCCGGGCAAGGTGGAGACCTACGGCGCGGAGGTCCTCGGGGTCGTGCGAGCACACGTCGAAAAGAAGTCCGGTAATTAA
- a CDS encoding mycoredoxin, translating into MSETTATSPTLPPAGEVVMYTTSWCGYCRRLKTQMDSAGIGYTEINIEEVPGTAEYVEQVNGGNQTVPTLVFPDGSAATNPSLADVKARLAA; encoded by the coding sequence ATGAGCGAGACCACCGCCACCTCCCCCACCCTTCCCCCCGCAGGTGAGGTCGTCATGTACACGACCTCATGGTGCGGCTACTGCCGTCGCCTGAAGACGCAGATGGACTCGGCGGGCATCGGCTACACCGAGATCAACATCGAAGAGGTCCCGGGGACCGCCGAGTACGTCGAGCAGGTCAACGGGGGCAACCAGACGGTCCCGACGCTCGTGTTCCCCGACGGCTCGGCCGCGACCAACCCGTCGCTCGCCGACGTCAAGGCGCGCCTCGCCGCCTGA
- the nudC gene encoding NAD(+) diphosphatase yields MGHVDWDQLPLSRATTGRRAERRTEPEVVTTVLTETGTQVLLLHRKRLAVLPADGTDRHLALVEAAEVQQLTAQDGLTQDQRPTWLYLGADDDRAYVACVLPDTAGSDELGLEGIAPSGAADGLVARHTWGSLRELGAQLSTRDVGLATEAVALAAWHAAHPRCPRCGEPTEPVDGGWVRRCTNDGSDHYPRTDPAVIMAVLDTDDRLLLGHAAQWPSGRFSTLAGYVEPGEPLEAAVRREVLEEVGITVGAVEYRGSQPWPFPASLMLGFVAHAETTDIQVDGVEVTEARWFTREEIAAAVGSGELGLPSRASIARALVEDWYGGELPGA; encoded by the coding sequence ATGGGACATGTCGACTGGGACCAGCTGCCGCTCTCGAGAGCCACCACAGGACGCCGCGCCGAGCGCCGCACAGAGCCGGAGGTCGTCACCACGGTGCTGACCGAGACGGGCACCCAGGTGCTCCTCCTGCACCGCAAGCGCCTCGCGGTGCTGCCCGCCGACGGCACCGACCGGCACCTCGCGCTCGTCGAGGCCGCAGAGGTCCAGCAGCTCACCGCGCAGGACGGGCTGACGCAGGACCAGCGCCCCACCTGGCTGTACCTCGGTGCGGACGACGACCGGGCCTACGTCGCCTGCGTCCTCCCGGACACGGCGGGCTCCGACGAGCTCGGCCTCGAGGGCATCGCCCCGTCAGGGGCAGCCGACGGGCTCGTCGCCCGGCACACCTGGGGGTCGCTCCGCGAGCTCGGCGCGCAGCTGAGCACCCGTGACGTCGGCCTCGCGACCGAGGCGGTCGCGCTCGCCGCGTGGCACGCCGCGCACCCGCGCTGCCCCCGCTGCGGCGAGCCCACCGAACCCGTGGACGGGGGCTGGGTGCGCCGCTGCACCAACGACGGGTCCGACCACTACCCCCGCACCGACCCGGCCGTGATCATGGCGGTCCTCGACACGGACGACCGGCTGCTCCTCGGCCACGCCGCGCAGTGGCCGAGCGGACGTTTCTCGACCCTCGCCGGGTACGTCGAGCCCGGCGAGCCGCTCGAGGCAGCCGTGCGCCGCGAGGTGCTCGAGGAGGTCGGCATCACCGTCGGAGCGGTCGAGTACCGCGGCAGCCAGCCCTGGCCGTTCCCCGCCTCGCTCATGCTCGGCTTCGTCGCCCACGCCGAGACCACCGACATCCAGGTCGACGGTGTCGAGGTGACCGAAGCCCGCTGGTTCACCCGTGAGGAGATCGCCGCGGCCGTCGGGTCCGGAGAGCTGGGGCTGCCGAGCCGTGCGTCGATCGCCCGTGCGCTCGTCGAGGACTGGTACGGCGGCGAGCTCCCCGGGGCCTGA
- a CDS encoding phosphotransferase, giving the protein MPRSPLALAALSTLAVPGLDVHGVQPSPAPAGFDAATAVDSERRRWVVRAPATLAAGAALEAEVAFLAALESYVDDGRLPFEVPRAAGFAPLPEGGRAVVYPDLPGHPLRVERIVPGPGLSASLGRAVGALHELPVSIVERAGLPVYSAQEYRERRLSEVDAAASTGRVPVGLLRRWERSLEEVSMWRFSPTITHTALSADTFLVRAGQVSAISDFADVQVGDPADDLAWLLVTAPQDAIESILEAYQLRRTELTDKHLVDRALLASELALARWLLHGVRTKDDEVVEDAVSMLADLERAATEVGAFSVATGQVPTAGGRAAAVSAPTPRATSVHAQAQDEAIERARGERSTGSTPVAPPGSAKSTTPSAHDHAAPGAERDGATGTETDEDEAVRVPDYDRVQPRPLQDVATAAFTAPVRVVGTEAVAAPAGRDQGPSDDAAAGAVPPPPPPTGPVPTTSSDETEQDTQAASAEKKSSSADDEG; this is encoded by the coding sequence GTGCCTCGTTCTCCGCTCGCCCTCGCCGCCCTCTCCACCCTGGCCGTGCCCGGGCTCGACGTGCACGGCGTGCAGCCGAGCCCGGCCCCTGCCGGCTTCGACGCCGCGACCGCCGTCGACTCCGAGCGCCGACGCTGGGTGGTGCGTGCTCCCGCGACCCTCGCCGCCGGGGCAGCTCTCGAGGCCGAGGTCGCCTTCCTCGCCGCGCTCGAGTCGTACGTGGACGACGGCCGGCTCCCCTTCGAGGTGCCGCGCGCGGCCGGCTTCGCACCGCTCCCCGAGGGCGGACGTGCCGTGGTGTACCCCGACCTGCCCGGTCACCCGCTGCGGGTCGAGCGCATCGTGCCGGGTCCCGGGCTGAGCGCGAGCCTCGGGCGGGCCGTCGGGGCGCTGCACGAGCTGCCCGTGTCGATCGTCGAGCGCGCCGGTCTCCCGGTGTACTCCGCCCAGGAGTACCGCGAGCGGCGCCTCTCCGAGGTGGACGCCGCCGCCTCGACGGGCCGCGTGCCGGTCGGGCTGCTGCGCCGCTGGGAGCGGTCGCTCGAGGAGGTCTCGATGTGGCGCTTCAGCCCCACGATCACGCACACCGCCCTGTCGGCGGACACCTTCCTGGTGCGGGCCGGTCAGGTGAGCGCGATCAGCGACTTCGCCGACGTCCAGGTGGGCGACCCTGCGGACGACCTCGCGTGGCTGCTGGTCACCGCCCCGCAGGACGCGATCGAGTCGATCCTCGAGGCCTACCAGCTGCGCCGCACCGAGCTGACCGACAAGCACCTCGTGGACAGGGCCCTGCTCGCCTCCGAGCTCGCCCTCGCCCGGTGGCTGCTGCACGGGGTTCGGACCAAGGACGACGAGGTGGTCGAGGACGCCGTCAGCATGCTCGCCGACCTCGAGCGCGCAGCGACCGAGGTGGGCGCCTTCTCGGTCGCGACCGGTCAGGTCCCCACGGCCGGCGGCCGCGCTGCGGCGGTCTCTGCGCCGACGCCGCGGGCGACCTCCGTGCACGCGCAGGCCCAGGACGAGGCGATCGAGCGAGCCCGCGGCGAGCGGTCGACCGGGTCGACCCCGGTCGCACCGCCGGGATCGGCGAAGAGCACGACACCCTCGGCGCACGACCACGCTGCTCCCGGTGCGGAGCGCGACGGCGCCACCGGGACGGAGACCGACGAGGACGAGGCGGTCCGGGTCCCCGACTACGACCGGGTCCAGCCGCGCCCGCTGCAGGACGTGGCGACGGCGGCGTTCACCGCCCCTGTCCGGGTGGTCGGCACCGAGGCGGTCGCCGCCCCCGCAGGCAGGGACCAGGGCCCGTCCGACGACGCAGCGGCCGGAGCCGTCCCGCCCCCACCGCCGCCGACCGGCCCGGTCCCCACGACCTCGTCCGACGAGACCGAGCAGGACACCCAGGCAGCGTCAGCCGAGAAGAAGAGCAGCAGCGCAGACGACGAGGGCTGA
- a CDS encoding NADPH-dependent F420 reductase, translated as MHPPSTAPTRACPRPRLTGPRSRPAPALRRTPPHLPEKTSQRKRTTMKIAIIGAGAIGSTLAQRLAGAGHDVTIANSRAPETVDAAALSTGARAAWAADVTAGAEVVVVSVSLVQVPDVAAVVRSAPSDAVVVDTSNYYPQRDGVLPGFEDGDVESLWVQTRYGRPVAKAWNSVLAASFAEKGSAPGAAGRVALPVAADDDAHRATAMALVEDTGFDAVDAGALATSWRQQPGAPAYCTDLTAAELLPALAAAEASRSPLRRDLVGEVVTERAEAGGAITGDYLLALNRAVY; from the coding sequence GTGCACCCGCCCAGTACGGCACCGACCCGCGCCTGTCCTAGACCACGCCTGACCGGACCTCGGAGCCGCCCGGCACCGGCGCTCCGACGCACACCCCCGCACCTCCCAGAGAAGACCTCCCAGAGAAAGAGGACCACCATGAAGATCGCCATCATCGGAGCCGGAGCCATCGGGAGCACGCTCGCCCAGCGGCTGGCCGGCGCCGGGCACGACGTCACCATCGCCAACTCGCGGGCTCCTGAGACCGTCGACGCCGCTGCGCTCAGCACCGGGGCGCGTGCCGCCTGGGCCGCGGACGTGACCGCCGGGGCGGAGGTCGTCGTGGTCTCGGTCAGCCTCGTGCAGGTGCCCGACGTCGCTGCGGTCGTCCGGTCGGCGCCCTCTGACGCCGTCGTCGTCGACACGTCGAACTACTACCCCCAGCGGGACGGTGTCCTCCCCGGGTTCGAAGACGGCGACGTCGAGAGCCTGTGGGTCCAGACCCGGTACGGGCGTCCTGTCGCCAAGGCGTGGAACTCCGTCCTCGCGGCGTCCTTCGCCGAGAAGGGGTCCGCGCCGGGAGCTGCTGGGCGAGTCGCACTCCCGGTGGCCGCGGACGACGACGCGCACCGCGCGACCGCCATGGCGCTCGTGGAGGACACCGGGTTCGACGCCGTCGACGCCGGTGCGCTCGCGACCTCCTGGCGCCAGCAGCCAGGTGCTCCGGCCTACTGCACCGACCTCACAGCCGCTGAGCTCCTCCCGGCGCTGGCCGCCGCCGAGGCGAGCCGATCTCCTCTCCGACGCGACCTGGTCGGAGAGGTCGTCACCGAGCGGGCCGAGGCCGGAGGGGCCATCACCGGCGACTACCTCCTGGCGCTCAACCGGGCCGTGTACTGA
- a CDS encoding NtaA/DmoA family FMN-dependent monooxygenase (This protein belongs to a clade of FMN-dependent monooxygenases, within a broader family of flavin-dependent oxidoreductases, the luciferase-like monooxygenase (LMM) family, some of whose members use coenzyme F420 rather than FMN.), whose amino-acid sequence MPSPDAPQILLALQLANGYGAQPGAWRMPGTDPSAYTDMDVLVRYAQTAERGKIQLIFLADTPVLDVDLEQQAPHHATDPIVVLTSMARSTERIGLVATSSTTLNEPFTIARQFKALDIASHGRAGWNAVPTSIPAAAANYGITLPSRQDKYERAHEVVQVVQALWGSWEADAWVRDVEGRRFADMSKIRPVNLRGRHVASAGPLAIPPSEQGQPVIFQAGGGDAGLEVAARYATGVYANPFTIDEGRAHRDALRAAAERVGRDPDEVKLFAGFMPTVAASRRAALDRRRILDESVDLDQRVRYLGSMIGLPLTPAQLDEPLSADQLAAARPSPGDPRAPHALDVAQEGWTLRDVLAHGVIDYHPVVPGTAADVADHMQEWFEAGACDGFSLAVDVYADGVDTFVDEVVPLLQQRGLFHTDYEGTTLRDHLGAPAQYGTDPRLS is encoded by the coding sequence TTGCCCAGCCCTGACGCACCCCAGATCCTCCTGGCCCTCCAGCTGGCCAACGGCTACGGCGCCCAACCTGGGGCCTGGCGCATGCCCGGCACCGACCCGTCGGCCTACACCGACATGGACGTGCTGGTCCGCTACGCCCAGACCGCAGAGCGGGGGAAGATCCAGCTGATCTTCCTGGCGGACACCCCTGTCCTCGACGTCGACCTCGAGCAGCAGGCTCCGCACCACGCGACCGACCCGATCGTGGTGCTGACCTCGATGGCCCGCAGCACCGAGCGCATCGGCCTCGTCGCGACCAGCTCGACCACGCTGAACGAGCCCTTCACCATCGCTCGCCAGTTCAAGGCCCTCGACATCGCCAGCCACGGGCGCGCCGGGTGGAACGCCGTCCCGACGTCGATCCCTGCGGCCGCCGCGAACTACGGCATCACGCTCCCGTCGCGCCAAGACAAGTACGAGCGCGCCCACGAGGTCGTCCAGGTGGTCCAGGCGCTGTGGGGCAGCTGGGAGGCTGACGCGTGGGTCCGCGACGTCGAGGGCCGCAGGTTCGCCGACATGTCGAAGATCCGCCCGGTGAACCTGCGCGGGCGCCACGTCGCCTCCGCCGGACCGCTCGCGATCCCACCGTCCGAGCAGGGTCAGCCGGTGATCTTCCAGGCCGGCGGCGGTGATGCGGGCCTGGAGGTCGCCGCACGCTACGCCACCGGCGTCTACGCGAACCCGTTCACGATCGACGAGGGTCGCGCGCACCGTGACGCGCTGCGCGCCGCAGCCGAGCGCGTCGGCCGGGACCCCGACGAGGTCAAGCTCTTCGCCGGCTTCATGCCGACGGTCGCCGCGTCTCGCCGGGCGGCTCTGGACCGGCGCAGGATCCTCGACGAGTCGGTCGACCTCGACCAGCGCGTGCGCTACCTCGGGTCGATGATCGGCCTGCCCCTGACCCCGGCGCAGCTCGACGAGCCGCTGAGCGCGGACCAGCTCGCCGCCGCGCGGCCGAGCCCGGGCGACCCGCGTGCTCCGCACGCCCTCGACGTCGCCCAAGAGGGCTGGACCCTGCGCGACGTCCTCGCGCACGGCGTCATCGACTACCACCCCGTCGTCCCCGGCACGGCAGCCGACGTCGCCGACCACATGCAGGAGTGGTTCGAGGCCGGCGCCTGCGACGGCTTCTCGCTGGCCGTCGACGTCTACGCCGACGGAGTCGACACCTTCGTCGACGAGGTCGTCCCGCTGCTGCAGCAGCGCGGCCTCTTCCACACCGACTACGAGGGTACGACGCTGCGCGACCACCTCGGTGCACCCGCCCAGTACGGCACCGACCCGCGCCTGTCCTAG
- a CDS encoding TetR/AcrR family transcriptional regulator, whose product MSATTPPARRPRADAQRNRDHILDVAEQHFGEHGVTGSLDAIAKRAGVGAGTLYRHFPTREALLAALLAARDDELVARREAIRTGSTDAAEALDGWLRALTDWASAFDGLPEPLRAAMSAEASPLALTCQGYITTTDEFLADAQREGSARAEVRGRDLFLATLATSWARGAAMADESSPASMADLTRTGWATTQPPCDAPRSVLG is encoded by the coding sequence ATGTCCGCGACGACCCCACCGGCGCGCCGGCCACGAGCCGACGCCCAGCGCAACCGGGACCACATCCTCGACGTCGCCGAGCAGCACTTCGGCGAGCACGGGGTGACAGGGTCCCTCGACGCCATCGCCAAGCGCGCCGGCGTGGGTGCCGGGACGCTCTACCGCCACTTCCCCACCCGCGAGGCCTTGCTGGCCGCCCTGCTGGCTGCACGCGACGACGAGCTGGTCGCACGGCGCGAGGCGATCCGGACCGGGTCGACCGACGCCGCAGAAGCCCTTGACGGCTGGCTGCGCGCCCTGACCGACTGGGCGAGCGCCTTCGACGGGCTGCCCGAGCCCCTGCGTGCCGCGATGAGCGCCGAGGCCTCACCCCTGGCGCTCACCTGCCAGGGCTACATCACCACGACAGACGAGTTCCTCGCCGACGCGCAGCGCGAGGGGAGCGCCCGAGCCGAGGTCCGCGGACGGGACCTCTTCCTCGCCACGCTCGCCACCAGCTGGGCGCGCGGGGCGGCGATGGCCGACGAGTCCTCGCCCGCCTCGATGGCCGACCTCACCCGGACCGGGTGGGCCACCACACAGCCACCCTGCGACGCCCCTCGATCTGTGCTGGGATAG